Proteins from a single region of Salinisphaera sp. T31B1:
- a CDS encoding GntR family transcriptional regulator: protein MNQSLKSDNPLLEPDVAAPDGARRSDQDIYRAIANAIFEQRLPSGTKLPEDNLGDIFAVSRTVVRKALFRLASEKLVDIRPNRGAMVASPSVEEARDVFQARRIIEAASVEAAMKRMTPDSRERLARLVHKDHAAHQERSRRHWIRYSGAFHLEIAEIAGNQVLKAFLKELIGRTSLIIGLYEPMQRTVCTYDEHEVLLEAMTGDDIALGVKTMVDHLTECEERLGLERRDREIDLRDIFAAGDDPAD from the coding sequence ATGAATCAATCCCTCAAGTCCGACAATCCGTTGCTGGAGCCCGATGTGGCCGCGCCGGACGGCGCCCGCCGGTCCGATCAGGATATCTACCGGGCCATTGCCAACGCGATCTTCGAGCAGCGGCTGCCGTCCGGCACGAAACTGCCGGAAGACAATCTCGGCGACATCTTCGCCGTCAGCCGTACGGTCGTACGCAAGGCTCTGTTTCGTCTGGCCAGTGAGAAACTGGTGGATATTCGTCCCAATCGCGGCGCGATGGTTGCCAGCCCGAGCGTCGAGGAGGCACGGGACGTGTTCCAGGCCCGGCGGATCATCGAGGCGGCGAGTGTCGAAGCCGCCATGAAACGCATGACGCCCGATAGCCGCGAACGTCTGGCCCGGCTCGTTCATAAAGACCACGCTGCCCATCAGGAGCGTTCGCGACGACACTGGATCCGCTACTCCGGCGCCTTCCATCTGGAGATCGCGGAGATCGCCGGCAACCAGGTGCTCAAGGCGTTTCTCAAGGAATTGATCGGTCGGACCTCGTTGATCATCGGCCTGTACGAGCCGATGCAGCGCACTGTGTGTACCTATGACGAACACGAGGTGCTGCTCGAGGCGATGACCGGCGACGATATCGCGCTCGGTGTGAAGACCATGGTCGACCACCTGACCGAGTGCGAGGAGCGCCTGGGCCTGGAGCGTCGCGATCGCGAGATCGATCTGCGCGACATCTTTGCCGCCGGCGACGACCCGGCCGACTGA
- the uraD gene encoding 2-oxo-4-hydroxy-4-carboxy-5-ureidoimidazoline decarboxylase, with protein sequence MSDTPALPGHALGNMNEDRFVEAFGGVYEHSPWVARGVWQRHTRNQIASADALAEAMRTEVETADAATQMALIRAHPDLGGKLALAGGLTAESAREQAGAGLAGCSPEEYERLQALNSAYTEKFGFPFIVAVKGLQREDILAAMSARLDNDPAVEQRRALDEIHKIARFRLNEMF encoded by the coding sequence ATGTCCGACACACCTGCCCTGCCGGGCCACGCGCTTGGCAACATGAACGAAGACCGGTTCGTAGAGGCCTTCGGCGGCGTCTACGAACACTCGCCGTGGGTGGCCCGCGGCGTATGGCAACGACACACGCGCAACCAGATCGCAAGCGCAGACGCGCTGGCCGAAGCCATGCGCACCGAAGTCGAGACAGCGGATGCGGCCACACAGATGGCCCTTATCCGCGCGCATCCTGACCTCGGCGGCAAACTCGCCCTGGCCGGTGGGCTCACCGCCGAATCCGCCCGCGAACAGGCCGGCGCAGGGCTTGCCGGCTGCAGCCCCGAAGAATACGAGCGGCTACAGGCGCTCAATAGCGCCTATACCGAGAAATTCGGTTTTCCATTCATCGTTGCCGTCAAAGGCCTCCAGCGGGAGGACATTCTGGCCGCCATGAGCGCACGCCTGGATAACGACCCCGCTGTCGAACAGCGCCGGGCGCTCGACGAGATCCACAAGATCGCGCGTTTCCGCCTGAACGAGATGTTCTAG
- the bhcB gene encoding beta-hydroxyaspartate dehydratase BhcB, with the protein MTIPTYDDVCAAHERIAPWIHRTPVLTSRTFDDLSGATLLFKCENFQKAGAFKVRGATNAVFSLTDDQARRGVATHSSGNHALSLSRAAQCRGIPCTVVMPHTAPQAKMDAVRGYGGQIVTCEPSLEARERTLESITQKSGAHFVHPYNDPRVIAGQGTCARELLEQAGPLDALVAPIGGGGMISGSSLTCANVSPATRIYAAEPEQADDAYRSFKAGHIIEDDAPDTIADGLRVSLRPLTWHFVSRHVTDVLLASEREIVDAMRLVWQRMKIVIEPSCAVTLATILKNRPIFENRRVGVILTGGNVDLSKLPWMSVG; encoded by the coding sequence ATGACGATTCCGACCTATGACGACGTGTGTGCCGCCCACGAACGCATCGCACCTTGGATTCACCGCACGCCGGTGCTGACCAGCCGCACCTTCGACGACCTGAGCGGCGCCACGCTGCTGTTCAAGTGCGAGAACTTCCAGAAAGCCGGCGCGTTCAAGGTACGGGGCGCGACCAACGCCGTGTTCAGCCTCACCGATGACCAGGCCCGACGCGGTGTGGCCACGCATTCGAGTGGCAACCATGCCCTGTCGCTGTCGCGCGCGGCCCAGTGCCGCGGCATCCCGTGCACCGTGGTCATGCCGCATACCGCACCCCAAGCCAAGATGGACGCCGTGCGCGGCTACGGCGGGCAGATCGTGACCTGCGAGCCGAGTCTGGAGGCCCGCGAGCGCACGCTGGAATCGATCACTCAGAAATCCGGCGCGCACTTCGTCCATCCGTACAACGATCCGCGGGTAATCGCCGGTCAGGGCACCTGTGCCCGCGAGCTACTCGAGCAGGCCGGGCCTCTGGACGCGCTGGTCGCGCCCATCGGCGGCGGCGGCATGATCAGCGGCAGTTCGCTGACCTGTGCGAACGTCTCTCCGGCGACGCGTATCTACGCCGCAGAGCCCGAACAGGCCGACGATGCCTACCGCTCGTTCAAGGCGGGCCACATCATCGAAGACGACGCGCCCGACACGATCGCAGACGGCCTGCGTGTCTCGTTACGCCCGCTGACGTGGCATTTCGTATCCCGCCACGTCACCGACGTGCTGCTGGCCAGCGAACGCGAGATCGTCGATGCCATGCGCCTGGTCTGGCAGCGCATGAAGATCGTGATCGAGCCGTCCTGCGCGGTGACGCTGGCGACCATTCTCAAAAACCGCCCGATCTTCGAAAACCGGCGCGTCGGCGTGATTCTGACCGGCGGCAACGTCGATCTGAGCAAACTGCCCTGGATGAGCGTTGGTTGA
- the bhcA gene encoding L-aspartate--glyoxylate aminotransferase BhcA — MATQNPVFIPGPTNMPDRIRRAMDVQTVDHRASDFADQFVPLLDDLKRVFKTTVGEVLLFPSTGTGGWEAAVTNTLSPGDEVLAARYGMFSQRWIKLCRDQGLYVHAVESEWGDGVPADEYERILKADTQHRIKAVLACHNETATGVTSDIASVRRALDNAQHPAMLFVDGVSSIASMDFRMDDWGVDIAVTGSQKGFMLGAGLAILAISPKAIAACANARCPRAYFDLQAMREANRKGSFPYTPPLGLIRGLRESVTMLEEEGLTRVFARHHRIAEGVRRAVAAWSLPLVARRPELYSDTVTAVRVPEGFDATELVNHAYEHYGVSYGIGLGDIAGKAFRIGHLGDMTDVMALAGIATIEMAMANLDYPIELGRGVAAAQAYYSATRNRWKQRVA; from the coding sequence ATGGCGACACAGAATCCCGTTTTCATTCCCGGGCCGACCAACATGCCCGACCGTATCCGTCGGGCCATGGATGTACAGACGGTAGACCACCGGGCGTCCGATTTCGCCGATCAGTTCGTGCCGTTGCTGGACGATCTCAAACGTGTGTTCAAGACCACGGTCGGCGAAGTGCTGCTGTTTCCGTCCACAGGCACTGGCGGCTGGGAAGCCGCCGTCACCAACACCCTGTCGCCGGGCGATGAAGTCCTGGCAGCGCGATACGGCATGTTCTCCCAGCGCTGGATCAAGCTGTGTCGCGATCAGGGTCTGTACGTGCATGCGGTGGAAAGCGAATGGGGCGACGGCGTACCGGCCGACGAGTACGAACGTATCCTCAAGGCCGATACCCAGCATCGAATCAAGGCGGTACTGGCCTGCCACAACGAAACCGCAACCGGTGTGACCAGCGATATCGCATCGGTACGGCGGGCGCTCGACAATGCGCAGCATCCGGCCATGCTGTTCGTCGACGGCGTGAGTTCCATCGCATCGATGGACTTCCGCATGGACGACTGGGGCGTGGACATCGCGGTCACCGGTTCACAGAAAGGCTTCATGCTAGGCGCCGGGCTGGCGATCCTCGCGATCAGCCCTAAGGCCATCGCGGCCTGTGCCAACGCTCGGTGCCCGCGCGCCTATTTCGATCTGCAGGCCATGCGCGAAGCCAACCGCAAGGGCAGCTTCCCCTATACCCCGCCGCTGGGCCTGATCCGCGGGCTGCGCGAGAGCGTGACCATGCTAGAGGAAGAAGGCCTGACCAGGGTGTTCGCGCGTCATCACCGCATCGCCGAAGGTGTCCGCCGTGCGGTGGCCGCCTGGTCGCTGCCACTGGTCGCACGCCGCCCCGAACTCTATTCGGACACGGTCACGGCGGTGCGCGTTCCCGAGGGCTTCGACGCCACCGAGCTGGTCAACCACGCCTACGAGCACTACGGGGTCTCCTATGGCATCGGGCTTGGCGATATCGCCGGCAAGGCGTTTCGCATCGGTCATCTCGGCGACATGACCGATGTCATGGCACTGGCGGGAATCGCGACCATAGAAATGGCCATGGCCAACCTCGACTACCCCATCGAACTGGGTCGTGGCGTGGCGGCTGCTCAGGCTTACTACAGCGCGACCCGCAACCGCTGGAAGCAGAGGGTCGCGTGA
- a CDS encoding DSD1 family PLP-dependent enzyme, which translates to MVLNIPAQIGTRIEDIDTPCLLIDLDAYERNIRRMADFIDAHGLRHRAHAKTHKSADISLDQMAAGAVGVCCQKTSEAEALVHGGVRDVLVSNEVINPNMIERLAAMATQARVMVCVDDIDNIDDLSAAAARYNVELGVLVEIDVGAGRCGVAPGEAAVPLAKKIHAAPNLVFKGLQAYQGKAQHVHDYDERKARIDEAVAATRRTVEQIAQAGLSCELVAGAGTGTYAFEGKSGVYNELQCGSYVFMDADYQRIAMADGQPIDDFENSLFIYTTVMSKTKADKAICDAGLKAQSVDSGVAVVYGRDDIEYVGASDEHGVIADPDNVLALGEKLRLVPGHCDPTVNIYDWYIGVRNGVVERILPVTARGMCL; encoded by the coding sequence ATGGTCCTGAATATTCCGGCCCAGATCGGCACGCGTATCGAGGATATCGACACGCCCTGTCTGCTGATCGATCTGGACGCCTACGAGCGCAACATTCGCCGTATGGCCGATTTCATCGATGCGCACGGGCTGCGCCATCGCGCGCATGCCAAGACCCACAAATCCGCGGATATCTCGCTCGACCAGATGGCCGCAGGCGCGGTGGGCGTGTGCTGTCAGAAAACCAGCGAGGCCGAAGCGCTGGTGCACGGCGGCGTGCGTGACGTGCTCGTCTCCAACGAAGTGATCAACCCCAATATGATCGAACGTCTGGCCGCCATGGCCACACAGGCCCGGGTCATGGTGTGCGTTGATGATATCGACAATATCGACGATCTGTCGGCGGCCGCGGCACGTTACAACGTCGAACTCGGCGTACTGGTCGAGATCGACGTCGGCGCCGGACGGTGTGGCGTCGCCCCGGGCGAGGCCGCCGTCCCCCTGGCGAAAAAGATCCACGCCGCGCCGAATCTGGTGTTCAAGGGCCTTCAGGCCTATCAGGGCAAAGCCCAGCACGTGCACGACTACGACGAGCGCAAGGCCAGGATCGACGAGGCCGTGGCGGCCACCCGCCGCACCGTCGAACAGATAGCGCAGGCCGGTCTGAGTTGCGAACTGGTGGCCGGTGCCGGCACCGGCACCTACGCCTTCGAGGGCAAGAGCGGCGTCTACAACGAGCTGCAGTGCGGCTCGTACGTGTTCATGGACGCCGATTATCAGCGGATCGCCATGGCTGACGGGCAGCCCATCGACGACTTCGAGAACAGCCTGTTCATCTACACGACCGTGATGAGCAAGACCAAGGCCGACAAGGCGATCTGCGATGCGGGCCTCAAGGCACAGAGCGTGGACTCGGGCGTGGCCGTGGTCTACGGCCGCGACGATATCGAGTATGTCGGCGCCTCGGACGAACACGGCGTGATCGCCGACCCGGACAACGTACTCGCCCTGGGCGAAAAGCTCAGGCTGGTACCGGGCCACTGCGACCCGACCGTGAATATCTACGACTGGTACATCGGCGTGCGCAACGGCGTGGTCGAACGCATTCTGCCCGTCACCGCCCGTGGCATGTGCCTGTAG
- a CDS encoding IclR family transcriptional regulator: protein MITTRAGRGRGRPRSTGAARAGAPPVQVLDRGLHMLSVVARYEHQTLTALAATADMACSTAYRMLETLRHHELVAFDTHTQTWSIGVEAFRVGQRYARHTHYLAAGRAVMRRLSEQTGETANMAVIETGELVYVAQIETSAPIRAFIPTGTRGDPQASGIGKVLLAYMDDALRAELTRVPPPAFTDHTYTDAAELALELDRVRARGWAVDDQERYVGMRCIAAPIFNEYAEPIAGLSISAPIDRLPVDHLAHKAVEVVAGAEEVTRRIGGRRPSPTRERP, encoded by the coding sequence GTGATCACCACCCGAGCCGGACGCGGTCGGGGTCGTCCTCGGAGCACGGGCGCCGCCCGTGCCGGTGCGCCGCCGGTACAGGTGCTCGATCGAGGGCTTCACATGTTGTCGGTGGTCGCGCGCTACGAACATCAGACGTTGACCGCACTGGCGGCCACCGCGGACATGGCCTGTTCGACGGCCTACCGGATGCTGGAGACGCTGCGCCACCACGAATTGGTTGCCTTCGATACTCATACTCAGACCTGGTCGATCGGGGTCGAGGCATTCCGGGTGGGCCAGCGCTATGCGCGCCATACGCATTACCTGGCGGCCGGACGCGCGGTGATGCGTCGCCTGTCGGAGCAGACCGGGGAGACGGCCAACATGGCCGTGATCGAGACCGGCGAGCTGGTCTATGTGGCGCAGATCGAGACCAGCGCACCGATCCGGGCGTTCATTCCAACCGGTACGCGCGGCGATCCTCAGGCATCGGGCATCGGTAAAGTGCTGTTGGCCTATATGGACGACGCACTGCGCGCCGAACTGACGCGGGTGCCTCCGCCGGCTTTCACCGACCACACTTATACCGATGCGGCTGAGTTGGCGCTCGAACTTGATCGCGTGCGCGCACGCGGTTGGGCCGTCGACGATCAAGAACGCTATGTCGGCATGCGATGTATCGCCGCCCCCATATTCAATGAATACGCCGAACCGATCGCCGGCCTGTCGATATCGGCACCGATCGATCGCCTGCCTGTCGATCATCTGGCGCACAAGGCCGTAGAAGTGGTTGCAGGCGCCGAGGAGGTCACGCGCCGTATCGGCGGCCGGCGACCGTCGCCGACCCGCGAGCGGCCATGA
- the bhcD gene encoding iminosuccinate reductase BhcD, with amino-acid sequence MLIVTETMAKSLIGMPEAFDAVENVFSAMARGEARNFPVVREALGHADALYGFKSGFDASAPALGLKAGGYWPGNSDKGLTNHQSTVMLVDADTGQPTALVAGNYLTAARTAAASSVSIQHLARPDARVLGMLGAGFQSMFQMRAALRQRDFERVIGWNLHPEMLANLERTAAEEGVPFKAVSLDRLGAEADVIITITSSFEAMLKAEHVSPGTHIACMGTDTVGKQEVDPRLVAAARLFADEPAQAVQLGECQHAARAGLIAEHEITPIGAVINGDAIGRRDADEITLFDGTGVGLQDLAVACRAVELAGERGMARHVDLES; translated from the coding sequence ATGCTTATAGTGACCGAAACGATGGCGAAATCGCTGATCGGCATGCCCGAAGCATTCGATGCCGTCGAAAACGTATTCTCAGCCATGGCCCGCGGCGAAGCGCGCAACTTCCCCGTGGTCCGGGAGGCGCTCGGCCATGCCGACGCCTTGTACGGCTTCAAGTCCGGCTTCGACGCCAGCGCGCCGGCGCTCGGCCTGAAGGCCGGCGGCTACTGGCCGGGCAACTCGGACAAGGGCCTGACCAACCATCAATCGACGGTCATGCTGGTCGATGCCGATACCGGCCAGCCAACCGCCCTGGTGGCCGGCAATTATCTGACCGCGGCCCGAACCGCGGCGGCCTCGTCGGTGTCCATCCAACATCTCGCCCGCCCGGACGCGCGCGTGCTGGGCATGCTCGGGGCGGGCTTTCAGTCGATGTTCCAGATGCGTGCAGCGCTTCGCCAGCGCGACTTCGAGCGCGTCATCGGCTGGAACCTGCACCCCGAAATGCTTGCCAATCTGGAACGCACCGCCGCCGAGGAAGGCGTGCCCTTCAAAGCGGTGAGCCTGGACCGGCTGGGAGCCGAAGCCGACGTCATCATCACCATCACCTCGAGCTTCGAGGCGATGCTCAAGGCCGAACACGTCAGCCCCGGCACCCACATCGCCTGCATGGGCACCGATACCGTCGGCAAGCAGGAAGTCGACCCGCGGCTGGTCGCCGCGGCACGCCTGTTCGCCGATGAGCCGGCTCAGGCGGTACAACTGGGCGAATGTCAGCATGCCGCTCGTGCCGGGCTGATCGCCGAACACGAGATCACACCGATCGGCGCGGTGATCAACGGCGACGCCATCGGCCGTCGCGACGCGGACGAAATCACCCTGTTCGACGGCACCGGCGTCGGCCTTCAGGACCTGGCCGTGGCCTGCCGGGCCGTCGAGCTCGCCGGTGAACGTGGCATGGCCCGGCATGTCGATCTGGAGAGCTGA
- the puuE gene encoding allantoinase PuuE, with protein MSRAHSNDDDYPRDMVGYGANPPHARWPNGARIAVQFVINYEEGSENNVLHGDPASESFLSEMVGTDAREGVRHMSMEWLYEYGSRAGFWRLYRLFAERNMPATVFAVGMALERNPEAARAMVDAGFEIASHGWRWIDYQYVDESTEREHIRLAVEAIERMTGQRPLGWYTGRCGPNTRRLVAEHGGFLYDADSYADDLPYWERVAGQPQLIVPYTLDVNDMRFVAPQGFNSGDQFYSYLKDAFDVLYAEGETAPKMLSVGLHCRVAGHPGRAAALARFMDYVGSHDQVWVCRRIDIARHWREVHPHDASH; from the coding sequence ATGAGCCGAGCGCACTCGAACGACGACGATTACCCTCGCGACATGGTCGGCTACGGGGCGAATCCGCCCCACGCCCGCTGGCCGAACGGCGCTCGGATCGCGGTGCAGTTCGTGATCAACTACGAAGAGGGGTCCGAGAACAACGTGCTCCACGGTGATCCCGCGTCCGAGAGCTTTCTGTCGGAGATGGTGGGCACCGACGCCCGGGAAGGCGTACGCCACATGAGTATGGAATGGCTGTACGAATACGGCAGCCGGGCCGGGTTCTGGCGGCTTTATCGTCTGTTCGCCGAGCGCAACATGCCGGCTACCGTGTTCGCGGTCGGTATGGCGCTGGAGCGCAACCCGGAAGCCGCGCGCGCCATGGTCGATGCGGGCTTCGAGATCGCCTCGCACGGTTGGCGCTGGATCGACTACCAGTATGTCGACGAATCGACCGAGCGCGAACACATCCGCCTGGCCGTCGAAGCGATCGAACGAATGACCGGCCAGCGCCCGCTGGGCTGGTATACCGGGCGCTGCGGGCCGAACACGCGGCGACTGGTCGCCGAACACGGCGGCTTCCTATACGACGCGGACTCTTATGCCGACGATCTGCCGTACTGGGAGCGTGTGGCAGGCCAGCCGCAGCTGATCGTGCCCTATACGCTGGACGTGAACGACATGCGGTTCGTCGCGCCCCAGGGATTCAACTCGGGCGATCAGTTCTACAGTTATCTGAAGGACGCCTTCGACGTGCTCTATGCCGAAGGCGAAACGGCGCCCAAGATGTTGTCGGTCGGCTTGCACTGCCGGGTGGCCGGCCACCCGGGCCGCGCCGCAGCGCTGGCCCGGTTCATGGACTACGTCGGCTCGCATGACCAGGTATGGGTCTGCCGGCGTATCGATATCGCACGTCACTGGCGCGAGGTCCATCCTCACGACGCGTCTCACTGA